In Tenrec ecaudatus isolate mTenEca1 chromosome 4, mTenEca1.hap1, whole genome shotgun sequence, a single window of DNA contains:
- the CATSPERH gene encoding cation channel sperm-associated auxiliary subunit TMEM262 — protein sequence MQWRERLAILFFPQGLIPTLAAMLLFLIHLGIFANDLHNFYVSYRYDLMSFKYTTFLVFSQVIGISWAAVGTLQAEMADDKGLRIFGLIILALNGIMFFSRLALDFLALKYRREYH from the exons ATGCAGTGGCGGGAACGCCTGGCCATCCTCTTCTTCCCACAAGGCCTGATACCCACCTTGGCGGCCATGTTGCTCTTCCTCATCCACCTTGGCATCTTTGCTAATGACTTGCACAACTTCTATGTCTCCTACCGCTATGACCTCATGAGCTTCAAATACACAACCTTCCTCGTA TTTTCCCAGGTCATCGGCATCTCCTGGGCTGCTGTGGGGACACTCCAAGCCGAGATGGCAGATGACAAGGGCCTTCGCATCTTTGGCCTCATCATCCTGG CACTCAATGGAATCATGTTCTTCAGCCGCCTGGCCCTGGACTTCCTGGCCCTCAAGTACCGAAGGGAGTACCACTGA